DNA sequence from the Treponema sp. OMZ 838 genome:
GCGTTATCTCTTGATTATCAAGAAACACTGCAGTGTGTTCGGGTGCTTGTATGTGCAGTAACGGCGTAATAGATTTCAACTGAACTTCCAGCTGCGTGATTTTTCCCCGCTCGACAATACAGGAGCGCATTTCGGTTCGATACGCATCCGAACTGATACTTACCGAATACGTTCCCGGCAATAACAGCTGCAAATCTTCGAACTGTGTAAGATATTCGTTATTCAGCTGCACGGTAATCGGTTTTTGTTCCTTTTCGGGAAATTGAAGCTTCAGCTTTAAGCCGCCTTCAGCAATCAGAAGAGGGCGGATAATAACTGTAAAAGAGGCTTGCTCAAAATCGTCAGGCAAGCCTTTCATAACAGGACTCAGCCGCAGCATAAGAGGACTTACACCAATGAGGCCTGTATACGGTAAGAGTTCGCTATTCTTTATGTGCTTAAAAGTATAGTCTTTTTTTACCGGAATCCTCAGAATATGCGAAAACCTATTCGGCAGCAGCGCCGTGCTGATCTTTTTTGCAGAATAGTCGATATATTTCTTTGAAGGTTGCGGTTTTATATCGGTATACACCGTATAGGCGATGGAATTAGGATAATTCATACTTGCCTTATCCTGCTTTATTTCAAGTTCTATCCCTTCCAAAAACAAAAAACCGCTTTTAACCGCAAACGAAACAGCGTCATTATAACCGATAGTAAGCGATACGGGTTCAAACGCATCCCTGTCAAAGACATACGAATGCATATTACCGACCCTAAAGCTGTCAGCATAAAAAAAAGAAACGGCAAAAAAGAAAAAATATGATGTTATACACAAGAGCTGCTTCATGACTTTGCTTTCTTTGTATCAATGAAAAGGGACGGATTCTTTGCCTTTCCTTGCTCACGTACCTCAAAGTGTAGATGAGGCCCCGTGGAAAGACCGGTAGAACCGACATACCCTATTACTATACCTGATTTTACCTTTTCATACAAGCGGGCTTGAACCTTGCTGAGATGTCCGTACAGACTTTCCCTGCCGTCATCATGGCGTATCAGGATGTAATTGCCGTAGATATTGCTGTATGCAATTTCAATAACCGTACCTGCTGCACAGGCATAGACAGGACTTCCGGTTGGAGCGGCAAGATCAATACCCGCATGGTAGGTTGATTTTCCGGTAAAAGGGCTTTTCCGCATACCGAAGTCTGATGTAACAACGGCATGCTGCAACGGAAACCGATAGAACGGAACAAAAAAGAAGCTGCGCACGGTGCTGTCAAGCATCGCATTTGGGAAACATTCTACCCGTATCTTTTTTTCGGGATTTGCAGCGGAAGGGAGCGTAATGGAAAAGGATTCGGTTTTAAGCTTTTTACTCAGCGCTTCGGTCAATTTTTCGATATCGGAAACCGCTTTTTCGGGAAGATAGAGCGCCGGTAAAGCCGGCAGCAAGAGCATTTTGCCTGAAATATCGGTTTTGAC
Encoded proteins:
- a CDS encoding M23 family metallopeptidase produces the protein MKKFPLCCTFIFFIHIVAAAQYAELPLIPELSPQNHIFQQYSDDVLYARKALAAGKTAHELPLQFYRYRARKEDTIIRIAARCSIPYDALITLNGIESVKTDISGKMLLLPALPALYLPEKAVSDIEKLTEALSKKLKTESFSITLPSAANPEKKIRVECFPNAMLDSTVRSFFFVPFYRFPLQHAVVTSDFGMRKSPFTGKSTYHAGIDLAAPTGSPVYACAAGTVIEIAYSNIYGNYILIRHDDGRESLYGHLSKVQARLYEKVKSGIVIGYVGSTGLSTGPHLHFEVREQGKAKNPSLFIDTKKAKS